One Carettochelys insculpta isolate YL-2023 chromosome 15, ASM3395843v1, whole genome shotgun sequence DNA window includes the following coding sequences:
- the BNIP1 gene encoding vesicle transport protein SEC20, producing MAAVGDVPVRICNQEIVKFDLEIKAAVQDISECQGPLSVLTELNARVKEKFQHLRLRIQELEQMAREQDKESEKQALLQEVENHKKQMLSNQTAWRKANLACKIAIDNSEKDELLQGGDPLRQRKTTKESLAENASKITESLMGISRMMSQQVQQSQETMQTLANSSRTILDANEEFKSMSGTIQLGRKLITKYNRRELTDKLLIFLALALFLATVLYILKKRLFPFL from the exons ATGGCGGCGGTCGGGGACGTGCCGGTGCGGATCTGTAACCAGGAGATTGTCAAATTCGACTTGGAGATTAAAGCGGCCGTGCAG GATATCAGCGAATGTCAAGGGCCGTTAAGTGTGCTCACAGAATTAAACGCCAGAGTAAAAGAAAAGTTTCAACATTTACGTCTCAGAATACAG GAGCTTGAGCAGATGGCCAGGGAACAAGATAAAGAATCAGAGAAACAAGCTTTACTCCAAGAAGTTGAGAACCATAAAAAACAAATGCTCAG CAATCAGACAGCTTGGAGAAAGGCAAATCTAGCTTGCAAAATTGCTATAGACAACTCTGAGAAAGATGAACTGCTGCAAGGAGGAGACCCATTAAGACAAAG aaaaacaacAAAGGAAAGCCTGGCAGAGAATGCGAGTAAAATTACAGAGAGCCTGATGGGCATTAGCAGGATGATGTctcagcaggtccagcagagccAGGAGACCATGCAAACACTAG CCAATTCTTCACGAACCATCCTGGATGCGAATGAAGAATTTAAGTCTATGTCAGGGACAATACAGTTGGGAAGAAAGCTCATTACAAAGTACAACCGCAGGGAACTGACTGATAAGCTACTAATTTTTCTCGCTCTGGCCTTATTTTTGGCCACTGTGCTCTACATCCTGAAGAAGAGGctttttccatttttgtaa